A stretch of Fundicoccus culcitae DNA encodes these proteins:
- a CDS encoding ArsR/SmtB family transcription factor — protein sequence MDNQEATQYNEQLFLQYARIGKSLSSERRLEILNLLTNGAKSVETIANNTGMSVANVSRHLQILLDANLVTYKKQGKYVIYSLASEDVEVFLRALWKISENQLSEVSRLKHDFHEDYADVQTISQNDVLERVANGDMTVLDIRPREEYESEHIDGALSVPMEDLDTFLLDASKNSQFAVYCRGPYCIYTTQAVDQMLKQGFQAYRIEEDVFEWQAAK from the coding sequence ATGGACAATCAAGAAGCAACACAGTATAACGAGCAGCTGTTTTTGCAGTATGCGCGCATTGGGAAGTCGCTGTCGAGTGAGCGGCGGCTGGAGATTTTGAATTTGTTGACGAATGGGGCCAAGTCGGTTGAAACGATTGCCAATAATACGGGCATGAGTGTCGCCAATGTGTCGCGGCATTTGCAAATTTTGTTGGACGCGAATTTGGTAACGTATAAAAAGCAAGGCAAATATGTGATTTATTCCTTAGCCAGCGAGGATGTCGAGGTCTTTTTGCGCGCTTTGTGGAAAATTTCGGAAAATCAATTATCGGAGGTTTCGCGCTTGAAGCATGATTTCCACGAAGACTATGCGGATGTGCAAACCATTTCGCAAAATGATGTCTTGGAAAGAGTCGCCAATGGAGACATGACGGTTTTGGATATCCGTCCACGCGAGGAATATGAGAGCGAGCATATTGATGGCGCCCTATCCGTTCCCATGGAAGATTTGGACACCTTTTTACTCGACGCCTCCAAAAATTCGCAGTTTGCCGTCTATTGTCGCGGCCCTTATTGCATCTACACAACGCAGGCCGTCGATCAAATGTTGAAACAAGGCTTCCAAGCTTACCGCATCGAAGAAGACGTCTTCGAATGGCAAGCCGCCAAATAA
- a CDS encoding glutaredoxin family protein, which produces MNDITIYTTPTCPYCNMMKTFLINNDLPFKEVDVTFNPVAMFRLVKQTGKLTVPQTNINGEWVIGYDLQKTLSLVKY; this is translated from the coding sequence ATGAATGATATTACTATCTACACCACACCCACTTGTCCCTACTGCAACATGATGAAAACATTTCTAATTAATAATGATCTGCCGTTTAAAGAGGTTGACGTCACCTTTAATCCCGTGGCCATGTTTCGTCTGGTAAAGCAAACAGGGAAATTGACCGTTCCGCAAACCAACATTAATGGCGAGTGGGTCATCGGTTATGATTTACAAAAAACGTTAAGTCTAGTTAAATATTAG
- a CDS encoding tyrosine-protein phosphatase — MRHQKNFVRLPLEGVANCRDLGGYPTNNQQVIRWQSLIRSSDLGTATEADLAFLYDYGVRHIIDLRTPRELTVHPNPAKDVERIHYHHVSLLDYSALSQAEIKARRLQPTYLRDIYLAMIEEKTLLKEVLTIIAQSNPKEAVLFHCSGGKDRTGIVAMLLLGLAGVSLQDIMTNYEVSYTNLTFSANQAALTDIPMNTLGSNPENIKQAYQHVLAHYGSFEGYFEALGFSAAAIERVVQRLVE; from the coding sequence ATGAGACATCAAAAAAACTTTGTCCGCTTGCCTCTAGAAGGTGTGGCTAATTGTCGTGATTTAGGAGGTTATCCAACAAATAATCAGCAAGTCATCCGTTGGCAATCCTTGATTCGTTCCAGTGATTTAGGAACGGCCACGGAGGCTGATCTGGCATTCTTATACGATTATGGGGTGCGCCATATCATTGACTTACGCACCCCAAGAGAATTAACAGTGCATCCTAATCCAGCAAAAGATGTTGAGAGAATCCACTATCATCATGTCAGCTTGTTAGATTACTCTGCCTTGTCGCAAGCCGAAATCAAAGCCCGCCGTTTACAGCCGACCTATCTCAGAGATATTTATTTAGCGATGATTGAGGAAAAAACGCTTTTGAAGGAAGTCTTGACGATTATCGCACAAAGTAACCCTAAAGAAGCGGTGCTTTTTCATTGTTCAGGCGGCAAAGACCGCACCGGCATTGTGGCGATGCTACTGCTGGGTCTTGCGGGTGTGTCTTTGCAAGATATTATGACTAATTACGAAGTCAGCTACACCAATTTGACTTTTAGTGCCAATCAAGCGGCGCTGACCGACATCCCAATGAACACCTTAGGGTCGAACCCCGAAAACATCAAGCAGGCATATCAACATGTGCTGGCACATTACGGTTCTTTCGAAGGCTATTTTGAAGCGCTTGGATTTAGTGCGGCAGCCATTGAACGAGTGGTTCAGCGGCTGGTGGAGTAA
- a CDS encoding metallophosphoesterase: MRLAFVSDLHFDLPIKAPPRQYFDIFSKLVKAKGIDILVLGGDISDFYTLTISFVEMLQKRLEIPVYFIPGNHDFYSEQKHKDTWDIYDEFKEHPQCLIESPLKLTDEYTLVGHTAWFNFSFHNETANNYYSQEGLTPEGLVYKEKEYTNWNMTDIELSKYFSKIIEKDFQLNYSPHYILVTHVMNHAVFAKDIDEDPHVEPRFIPFAATNDLDKIFESYSIPYSIQGHYHIRQRVQQGDTLFVSCALGRPEEWKSNNISKELEEAVFILDI; the protein is encoded by the coding sequence ATGCGGTTAGCCTTTGTTTCTGATTTACATTTCGATTTACCCATTAAAGCACCACCCAGACAATATTTCGATATTTTTTCAAAACTGGTCAAAGCTAAAGGCATTGATATTTTGGTGCTCGGTGGTGATATTTCAGACTTCTATACTTTGACGATTTCATTTGTTGAAATGCTACAAAAGCGTTTAGAAATTCCTGTCTACTTTATTCCTGGAAATCATGATTTCTATAGTGAACAAAAACATAAAGATACGTGGGATATTTATGATGAATTTAAAGAACATCCTCAATGTTTAATTGAATCACCGCTTAAGTTAACCGATGAATACACGCTGGTAGGCCATACGGCCTGGTTTAATTTTTCTTTCCATAATGAGACCGCCAATAATTATTATTCACAAGAAGGTTTAACGCCTGAGGGATTAGTTTATAAAGAAAAAGAATATACTAATTGGAACATGACCGATATTGAGTTGTCGAAATATTTTTCTAAGATTATTGAAAAAGATTTTCAACTCAATTATTCGCCGCATTATATTTTAGTGACTCATGTGATGAATCATGCTGTTTTCGCTAAGGACATTGATGAGGATCCTCATGTAGAACCCCGTTTTATTCCGTTTGCAGCTACCAATGACTTAGATAAAATTTTCGAGTCCTATTCAATACCTTACAGCATCCAAGGACATTACCATATCCGTCAACGCGTGCAACAAGGGGACACTTTGTTTGTTTCATGTGCTTTGGGTAGGCCTGAGGAATGGAAAAGTAATAACATTTCCAAAGAGTTGGAAGAAGCCGTTTTTATTTTGGATATTTAA
- a CDS encoding ABC transporter permease — MNEQTTNYKLRNRMLLMIMGVIVGWGVFTFLIYPNITILQSSFFPNGELDLDPMMNVLRSKRAVTAIFNSFILAVSLVITTNILGIFQVFVLDYFEIKGSRWLNMAYYSSLICNGIVLVTAYNFILGPRGFLTANLLQYFPDMNVNWFRGFWAVLAQMTIANTFNHIVLVRSAMKNVDYQTIEAARNMGVKEFRIITKVVLPQLAPALIAASILVFLSGISAFATPEVLGGDFETINPLIMTFSAQIGTRNYAAVLALLLAVITIIILLIFTYIEKHNINISVSKVKTKIKKVKIQNKTANAIVTVMAHIIGLINVLPLLFVILFSFMNINDLLYGVIDFRNLSFDNYIRVFESSQGLQPIFVSIVYSGLAALISVLIMLVLARIITKYNHPLSQLLENLLQIPWYLPATLIALGFVMTFNQPTVFTFGQTLTGTTVILLIVYIILRLPTTLRMIKSGYLSVDYSLEEAAKNVGASTFSTYTKVIIPIIWPTVLSTFLLSFIGMLAEYDATVFVFHPLYQPLGIVLKQTTEPTAPPEQQLLTYVYSVIIMIISAIAIYFVYGRNGRKNKVKA, encoded by the coding sequence GTGAATGAACAAACCACAAATTATAAATTAAGAAACCGAATGTTATTGATGATCATGGGTGTTATTGTTGGTTGGGGCGTTTTCACCTTTTTAATTTACCCTAACATAACCATTCTCCAATCAAGTTTCTTCCCTAATGGGGAACTGGATCTCGATCCGATGATGAATGTTTTGCGCTCTAAAAGAGCGGTCACAGCGATATTTAATTCATTTATTTTGGCGGTGAGTTTGGTTATTACGACCAATATTTTGGGGATTTTTCAAGTCTTTGTGCTGGATTATTTTGAGATTAAGGGCAGTCGTTGGCTTAATATGGCGTATTATTCGAGTTTGATTTGTAATGGGATTGTCCTAGTGACGGCTTACAACTTTATTTTGGGGCCGCGCGGCTTTTTAACCGCCAATTTACTGCAATATTTCCCGGATATGAATGTCAATTGGTTTAGGGGTTTTTGGGCGGTTTTGGCGCAAATGACGATTGCCAACACCTTCAATCATATTGTGCTGGTGCGTAGCGCGATGAAAAATGTGGATTACCAAACGATTGAAGCGGCCCGGAACATGGGGGTTAAAGAGTTTCGCATCATTACGAAAGTTGTGTTGCCCCAGTTAGCACCTGCCTTAATTGCGGCCTCTATCCTGGTTTTCCTTTCCGGTATTTCCGCTTTTGCTACCCCTGAGGTCTTAGGTGGCGATTTCGAAACCATCAACCCGCTAATTATGACCTTTTCTGCGCAAATTGGCACGCGCAATTATGCCGCGGTCTTAGCCCTATTATTGGCGGTAATCACCATCATTATCTTGTTGATATTTACTTATATTGAAAAACATAATATAAATATCTCTGTCTCAAAAGTAAAAACAAAAATCAAGAAGGTTAAGATTCAAAACAAGACGGCCAATGCCATCGTTACGGTGATGGCACATATTATTGGCTTGATTAATGTTCTGCCGTTGTTGTTTGTTATTCTGTTTTCATTTATGAATATCAATGATTTGTTGTATGGTGTGATTGATTTTAGGAATTTATCCTTTGATAATTACATACGCGTGTTTGAGTCGTCCCAAGGTTTACAACCGATTTTTGTGAGTATTGTCTACTCTGGTTTAGCTGCTTTAATTTCAGTGCTGATTATGCTGGTGCTGGCGCGGATTATTACTAAATACAACCATCCCTTGTCGCAATTGCTTGAAAATCTACTGCAAATCCCTTGGTATTTACCGGCGACGTTAATTGCTTTAGGGTTTGTGATGACTTTTAATCAACCGACTGTGTTTACCTTTGGTCAAACGCTAACGGGAACGACCGTTATCCTACTGATTGTCTATATCATCTTGCGGTTACCGACCACCCTACGGATGATTAAATCCGGTTATTTGTCGGTCGATTATTCTTTAGAAGAAGCGGCCAAAAATGTTGGTGCGTCAACTTTTTCAACTTATACAAAAGTCATTATCCCGATTATTTGGCCAACGGTTTTATCAACCTTTTTGTTAAGTTTTATTGGTATGTTAGCGGAATATGATGCGACCGTCTTTGTTTTCCATCCCCTGTATCAACCATTAGGGATTGTCTTAAAACAAACGACCGAACCAACGGCTCCGCCTGAACAACAATTGTTAACTTATGTCTATTCGGTGATCATCATGATTATTTCAGCCATTGCCATCTATTTTGTTTATGGTCGCAACGGCAGGAAAAACAAAGTCAAAGCATAA
- a CDS encoding ABC transporter ATP-binding protein produces MIEFNHVEIKYGDFVAINDLNLQINQGEFFTFLGPSGSGKTTTLRALVGFENPTKGTIVVNGEDITNKPIEKRGIAMVFQSYALFPNMSVEENITFGLKERKVDKQEIQTRVKQVAKMVNLTTDQLHRGVSELSGGQQQRVAIARALALQPNIIALDEPLSNLDAHLRKNLRRELKQIQNESNITMIYVTHDQEEALTLSDRIAVFNNGFLEQVGTPQEIYDHPISPYVTRFIGDSNELTEETIQILNQNNPGLKLDPSKKVFVRIENVTDDTRATNDDRYLRLPATFKLQEFYGMTTRRVSEVGNMHLTSIQQREGLDVDINQPINLKISPDDLIIFDRG; encoded by the coding sequence ATGATAGAATTTAACCATGTAGAAATTAAATATGGGGATTTTGTTGCCATTAACGATTTGAATCTTCAAATTAATCAAGGCGAGTTCTTTACATTCTTAGGTCCTTCTGGCTCAGGGAAAACAACAACATTACGTGCCTTGGTGGGGTTTGAAAATCCCACTAAAGGCACTATCGTTGTAAATGGGGAAGATATTACTAATAAACCCATTGAAAAACGTGGGATTGCGATGGTTTTTCAAAGCTATGCCCTCTTTCCTAATATGAGCGTCGAAGAGAACATTACCTTTGGTTTAAAGGAACGCAAAGTCGATAAACAAGAAATTCAAACCCGTGTGAAACAAGTCGCCAAAATGGTCAATTTAACTACTGACCAACTTCATCGAGGGGTCTCTGAATTGTCAGGAGGTCAACAACAACGGGTAGCTATCGCTAGAGCCTTAGCTTTACAACCTAACATTATTGCCTTAGATGAACCTCTATCCAACCTCGATGCCCACTTAAGAAAAAATCTACGCCGTGAATTGAAACAAATTCAAAACGAGTCGAATATTACCATGATTTATGTCACCCATGACCAAGAAGAGGCTTTAACCTTGTCTGATCGGATTGCGGTCTTCAATAACGGCTTCCTTGAACAAGTTGGCACACCGCAAGAAATATATGATCATCCAATTTCACCTTATGTAACACGCTTTATTGGGGACTCCAACGAATTAACGGAAGAAACCATTCAGATTTTAAATCAAAATAATCCTGGCTTAAAGCTCGACCCAAGCAAAAAAGTGTTTGTCAGAATAGAAAATGTTACCGATGACACCCGTGCTACTAATGACGATCGCTACCTTAGATTGCCGGCTACCTTCAAGCTCCAAGAATTTTATGGGATGACCACTCGTCGAGTGAGTGAAGTTGGCAATATGCATCTAACCAGCATTCAACAAAGAGAGGGTCTGGACGTTGACATCAACCAGCCAATCAATCTAAAAATTAGCCCTGATGACTTAATCATTTTTGATAGGGGGTAA
- a CDS encoding type 2 periplasmic-binding domain-containing protein, producing MVFKKLFNFTAVAALALSTFGTALVSAQSPQQDIIDQEPTGVQLVIGTNNTGAGEPREAWLLNAAEEAGFNIQLVSLGGGDLTSRVIAEANNPTMNVVWGPSEDNFNLMVEAGALTAWEPAWADKVEGSHGVNGYSWPYEVQPKLYVANPNVVSAEELPTTISQLWEDEAYHGKYMVPKELGGAQARMMVGGILAQYLDESGELGVSEAGWAAIEAYFANGYQAQEGEDEFVNLVEGTVPYAYTAASLIYSKLDAAAADFETPLIVYFEEGAPTNTNHVGVVNSDDQAIVDESIRFANWIGSADVIGEYAADNGTIVTNVDAVEFMDPRMQEINANFKWQEADWTYINSRLDEWVAKILLEYMP from the coding sequence ATGGTTTTTAAAAAACTATTTAACTTTACCGCAGTAGCCGCTTTAGCATTAAGCACCTTTGGAACGGCTCTCGTTTCAGCACAATCACCGCAACAAGATATTATTGATCAAGAACCAACAGGGGTACAACTTGTGATTGGAACAAACAACACAGGTGCAGGTGAACCACGTGAAGCCTGGTTATTAAATGCCGCTGAAGAAGCTGGTTTTAATATTCAATTAGTTAGCTTAGGTGGTGGGGATTTAACGTCACGTGTGATTGCAGAAGCTAACAACCCAACAATGAATGTTGTTTGGGGACCCTCTGAAGATAACTTTAATTTAATGGTTGAAGCCGGTGCTTTAACGGCTTGGGAACCCGCATGGGCGGATAAAGTTGAAGGCTCACATGGTGTGAATGGTTACTCTTGGCCATATGAAGTCCAACCAAAATTGTATGTTGCTAATCCAAACGTTGTATCTGCAGAAGAACTGCCCACAACGATTAGCCAATTATGGGAAGATGAAGCTTACCATGGAAAATATATGGTACCTAAGGAATTAGGGGGTGCACAAGCGCGGATGATGGTCGGTGGTATTTTAGCGCAATACTTAGATGAAAGTGGCGAACTTGGCGTTTCTGAGGCAGGTTGGGCAGCGATTGAAGCGTATTTTGCCAACGGCTACCAAGCTCAAGAAGGTGAAGATGAGTTTGTTAATTTAGTAGAAGGCACAGTGCCTTATGCCTATACGGCTGCTTCCCTTATTTATTCTAAATTAGATGCCGCTGCTGCTGACTTTGAAACACCACTGATTGTGTACTTTGAAGAAGGTGCTCCAACCAATACTAACCACGTGGGTGTTGTCAACAGTGATGACCAAGCTATCGTTGACGAATCGATTCGTTTTGCTAACTGGATTGGTAGTGCAGATGTCATTGGTGAATATGCAGCGGATAACGGAACGATTGTTACTAACGTTGATGCGGTAGAATTTATGGATCCACGTATGCAAGAAATCAATGCTAATTTTAAATGGCAAGAAGCTGACTGGACTTATATTAACTCAAGACTTGACGAATGGGTTGCTAAAATCTTACTTGAATATATGCCATAA
- a CDS encoding nuclease-related domain-containing protein, whose translation MKKSNHLMVLEYMERRGMLVDADAKSQLYAMQKGFEGELAFAALFERFANQDWLLIYDYWFASGKKKQIDFLLLSSAVWFQIEVKNYEGRFEYKTGECWHNGKLLDENLFSNMEERARRLKKIAAGVSSKIQVRSIAIFINEFGQTYFDETFTGEAINHLQIKDFFWSIRNVQKLPAWLEDKVRLALEEERGTYAIAFKGLDPGVFELVRQGVCCDGDESCGGFHAVRHQQYSFICQKCGKIESLADVIARHAVELRYLFYDYPEMVTAGNLYLLMGGAVSKIAIRKHLSAKYDLVRVSNTHYYRINI comes from the coding sequence ATGAAAAAAAGCAATCATTTGATGGTTTTGGAATACATGGAACGGCGCGGGATGTTAGTTGATGCGGACGCCAAGAGCCAATTGTATGCGATGCAGAAGGGTTTTGAGGGGGAGTTGGCTTTTGCGGCTTTGTTTGAGCGGTTTGCGAATCAGGATTGGCTGCTGATTTATGATTATTGGTTTGCTTCAGGCAAGAAAAAGCAAATAGACTTTTTGTTGTTATCGAGTGCGGTGTGGTTTCAGATTGAAGTGAAAAATTATGAAGGACGGTTCGAGTATAAGACCGGGGAGTGTTGGCACAATGGGAAGCTGTTGGACGAGAATCTTTTTTCAAATATGGAAGAGCGGGCACGGCGGTTGAAAAAGATTGCAGCTGGGGTCAGTTCGAAGATTCAGGTGCGATCGATAGCGATCTTTATCAATGAGTTTGGTCAGACTTATTTTGACGAGACTTTCACCGGTGAAGCGATTAACCACCTTCAAATTAAGGATTTCTTTTGGAGCATTCGCAATGTGCAGAAGCTGCCAGCCTGGCTGGAGGACAAGGTACGGTTGGCTTTGGAAGAGGAGCGAGGAACCTATGCGATTGCCTTTAAGGGGCTGGACCCGGGCGTGTTTGAGTTGGTGCGACAGGGGGTGTGTTGCGACGGAGATGAGAGTTGTGGAGGCTTTCATGCGGTGCGCCATCAGCAGTATAGTTTTATTTGCCAAAAGTGCGGGAAAATAGAGAGTCTTGCCGATGTGATCGCAAGACATGCGGTGGAGTTGCGGTATCTGTTTTATGATTACCCAGAAATGGTGACGGCAGGGAATTTGTATCTGTTGATGGGCGGGGCAGTGTCGAAGATAGCTATAAGAAAACATTTATCCGCAAAATACGACCTAGTAAGAGTTTCAAACACGCATTATTATCGAATAAATATCTGA
- a CDS encoding CehA/McbA family metallohydrolase — protein MNKYQYPVEVHSHTYHSDGQFSVSELVDAAVDFGYKGLILTDHNSSAGYLEMAEVEAVKSGALVTLHGMEWTTYFGHMLAHDADYDVDWREATVDTIDDYMAEVRAANGLVGIAHPFDIGSPICTGCHWDFRVKDFSLVNYIEIWNSNSPQAKLESVLAYELWLGKLLEGYEISCSAGRDWHRPDGPDANMGVTYVELAAGKALTPATFKEALRSGSYYITLGPRVQFSVGDWHMGDRVGAGKLAEGGAGEGGSATAEAGADGGAAAEVRVAVTPTELRDLKQFPVTHAVVSVWNNNTLLHQSEPVAELGGDGFEVVFALDTAAVKPGFVRFEVRGDFRGVENTLVVVGNPIYVK, from the coding sequence ATGAATAAATATCAATACCCCGTCGAAGTGCATTCGCATACCTACCACAGCGATGGGCAGTTTAGCGTGAGTGAGTTGGTGGATGCTGCTGTCGACTTCGGCTACAAAGGCTTAATTTTGACCGACCACAATTCGTCGGCAGGTTATTTGGAGATGGCGGAAGTCGAGGCGGTAAAGTCTGGGGCGCTAGTGACCTTGCATGGCATGGAGTGGACGACTTACTTCGGGCATATGCTGGCCCACGATGCCGACTACGATGTCGATTGGCGTGAAGCCACGGTGGATACGATCGATGACTACATGGCTGAAGTCCGTGCGGCCAATGGCTTGGTGGGGATTGCCCATCCATTTGATATCGGGTCGCCCATTTGCACCGGCTGTCACTGGGATTTCCGCGTGAAGGATTTTAGCTTGGTCAATTATATCGAAATCTGGAATAGCAATTCCCCGCAAGCCAAGTTGGAATCTGTCTTAGCTTATGAGTTATGGCTAGGCAAGCTATTGGAAGGCTACGAAATCTCTTGCTCCGCCGGCCGTGATTGGCACCGCCCCGATGGCCCCGACGCCAATATGGGCGTGACCTATGTGGAGTTGGCGGCTGGAAAGGCGTTGACGCCGGCGACCTTTAAGGAAGCTCTGCGTAGCGGGTCCTATTATATTACTTTGGGACCTCGTGTGCAGTTTTCCGTGGGCGACTGGCACATGGGCGACCGTGTGGGCGCTGGGAAGCTGGCTGAGGGGGGTGCTGGTGAGGGGGGTAGTGCTACTGCTGAGGCTGGTGCTGACGGGGGTGCTGCTGCTGAGGTGCGTGTGGCGGTGACCCCTACTGAGTTGCGCGACTTGAAACAATTCCCCGTAACCCACGCAGTCGTGTCCGTGTGGAATAACAACACCCTGCTCCACCAGAGCGAGCCTGTTGCTGAGCTTGGTGGCGATGGCTTTGAAGTGGTCTTTGCGTTAGATACTGCTGCTGTTAAGCCCGGCTTTGTGCGATTTGAAGTTCGCGGTGACTTCCGTGGCGTGGAGAATACGTTGGTTGTAGTAGGTAACCCGATTTATGTGAAGTGA
- a CDS encoding glycerophosphodiester phosphodiesterase yields the protein MITAHSGSDGFKDNSMEFIEAMLNANVEAFEIDCQLAEDGTLYLSHDEMADYADCVLLKDVFQQMKTSQNQTTLINIDCKNGAIGPLAVELAQAFDLVDRIVLSGGLVIEDYEPSFRPQLFYNFENSWDYSQTFDHEVFVRVLSDIYARGVRVVQFYYGFVTPEIVEIIHHFNVNISVWTVNDLSTIDIYLNMGVYNVTSRSALAYLGVA from the coding sequence ATGATAACAGCACATTCTGGTAGTGATGGATTTAAAGATAATAGTATGGAATTTATTGAAGCAATGTTAAACGCCAACGTTGAAGCGTTTGAGATTGACTGTCAATTGGCTGAGGACGGAACCTTGTACCTCAGCCACGACGAAATGGCCGATTACGCTGACTGCGTCCTTTTAAAGGATGTCTTTCAACAGATGAAAACCTCTCAAAACCAAACCACCCTAATAAATATCGACTGTAAAAACGGTGCGATTGGGCCTTTAGCCGTTGAATTGGCGCAAGCGTTTGACTTAGTTGACCGCATTGTCCTGAGTGGTGGTTTGGTGATTGAAGATTACGAGCCATCGTTCCGCCCGCAACTCTTCTATAATTTCGAAAACAGCTGGGATTACAGCCAAACCTTTGATCATGAAGTTTTCGTGCGGGTCTTAAGCGATATTTATGCGCGGGGTGTGCGTGTCGTACAATTTTACTATGGGTTTGTAACCCCTGAAATTGTGGAAATCATTCATCATTTCAATGTAAATATCTCTGTTTGGACCGTTAACGACTTGAGTACCATTGATATTTATTTAAATATGGGGGTTTATAATGTAACAAGTCGCAGTGCCTTAGCGTATTTGGGGGTGGCCTAG
- a CDS encoding ABC transporter permease, translated as MKENKWTPYLLVAPSFIIVITFVVVPMFNSIFRSFADPEDGSFTLDNYLFFFTDPVQQQNIIYTLQIVLITVVLTLVISYLLAIYLRFSKSRVSKWMGWLVLLPRFIPGLVAVYSMILMIRDAGVLARIANWFGIELSLGWMYNMEGIVIMNLWFNIPFSSLILLSALSNVKDSYIEGLRDVGGNTWHVFTKLLLPITYKDMLMSMTFVFMGNIGSFTTPFLMGANHPKMLGVVLYDQFNSYMAYERAAALSVIMFIFCSFAAVLYIVSNLRDEAWEKQ; from the coding sequence TTGAAAGAAAATAAATGGACCCCTTACCTCTTAGTGGCGCCGTCGTTTATTATTGTGATTACCTTTGTTGTCGTGCCAATGTTTAACTCCATTTTCCGTAGTTTTGCTGATCCTGAAGATGGTTCCTTTACGTTGGATAATTATCTCTTTTTCTTTACAGATCCGGTCCAACAACAAAATATTATTTATACGTTGCAAATCGTGCTTATTACGGTTGTGTTAACTTTAGTTATTTCGTATTTGTTGGCGATTTACTTGCGCTTTTCAAAATCGCGCGTGTCTAAATGGATGGGATGGCTCGTCTTACTGCCACGGTTTATTCCTGGTTTAGTGGCGGTCTATTCAATGATTTTAATGATTCGCGACGCCGGGGTTTTGGCACGGATTGCGAATTGGTTTGGGATCGAGTTAAGTTTAGGCTGGATGTACAATATGGAAGGGATTGTCATCATGAACCTATGGTTTAACATTCCTTTTTCCAGTTTAATTCTATTATCGGCTTTATCGAATGTTAAGGACTCTTACATTGAAGGTTTGCGTGACGTTGGCGGTAACACTTGGCATGTTTTCACCAAATTGTTGTTACCCATCACCTACAAAGATATGTTGATGTCCATGACATTTGTCTTTATGGGTAATATCGGATCGTTTACGACACCATTTTTAATGGGTGCCAACCATCCAAAAATGTTGGGCGTGGTCTTATACGACCAGTTCAATTCATACATGGCTTATGAAAGAGCCGCAGCTTTATCGGTCATCATGTTCATTTTCTGTTCATTTGCGGCCGTATTATATATCGTCTCCAACTTACGAGACGAAGCATGGGAGAAACAATAA